Proteins from a genomic interval of Spea bombifrons isolate aSpeBom1 chromosome 4, aSpeBom1.2.pri, whole genome shotgun sequence:
- the LOC128491620 gene encoding olfactory receptor 1361-like, producing MCEDNQTEVIEFLLLGFQGLHNYRFLLFVVFLLLYVAILTGNLLIIILVTVNGHLHIPMFYFLKHLALADVVVTTCIVPLMLDVTIMEGRRISFVGCIVQLYVFAICVFVQCLLLAVMSYDRYLAICNPLSYALIMVPNVCLLLVLGSWLLVFTLGSSEIFLLCQLYFCGRNDINHFFCDFGPLVELSSSDTSRLLMLDLIMSIPILFSPLVFIITTYILIFFTIVNIPSKGGREKFFSTCGPHLITVCTYYGTLIMVYTVQSDENSFNINKFRSLLYIVGTPLMNPIIYSFRNQELKAALRKVDAALGGIHMAVVWGRPLGISISLRITDVSKQFERAGISPYLIIKRDTQNSQKATADLRKMQGTLGYSGISYFGYASELPYTLKNMR from the exons ATGTGTGAGGACAACCAGACTGAAGTCATAGAATTTCTTCTTCTGGGGTTTCAAGGACTTCACAATTACAGGTTTCTTCTCTTCGTTGTGTTCCTTCTTCTGTATGTGGCGATCCTAACCGGAAATCTGCTCATAATTATATTGGTGACAGTCAATGGCCACTTACATATCCCAATGTTCTACTTTCTAAAACACTTAGCCTTAGCCGATGTTGTAGTTACGACCTGCATAGTACCGTTAATGTTAGATGTCACAATAATGGAAGGAAGGAGAATATCTTTTGTTGGCTGTATAGTCCAACTCTACGTCTTTGCGATTTGTGTATTTGTACAATGCCTTCTTCTTGCAGTGATGTCTTACGACCGATACCTGGCAATCTGCAATCCGCTGAGTTACGCTCTCATTATGGTTCCTAATGTTTGCTTGCTACTGGTTTTGGGGTCTTGGCTGCTGGTTTTTACTTTAGGATCAAGTGAAATCTTCTTGTTATGCCAACTATATTTTTGTGGACGCAATGACATCAACCACTTCTTCTGTGATTTTGGTCCTCTGGTGGAACTGTCTTCTTCTGACACATCCAGATTGCTGATGTTAGACTTGATTATGTCCATTCCTATATTATTTTCACCACTTGTCTTTATAATCACTACTTATATTCTAATTTTCTTTACTATTGTAAACATTCCTTCCAAAGGGGGAAGGGAAAAGTTCTTCTCCACCTGTGGTCCTCACCTGATCACCGTTTGCACTTATTATGGGACTTTGATTATGGTTTATACGGTCCAGTCAGACGAGAACTCTTTCAACATAAACAAGTTCAGATCTTTGTTGTACATTGTGGGGACTCCATTGATGAATCCCATCATATACAGCTTTAGGAACCAGGAGCTAAAAGCAGCGCTGCGAAAG gtAGACGCTGCCCTGGGTGGCATTCACATGGCTGTGGTTTGGGGAAGGCCTCTGGGAATTAGCAT CTCCCTGAGGATAACGGACGTCTCCAAGCAATTCGAAAGAGCTGGGATTTCACCGTACCTTATTATAAAACGGGACACTCAGAATTCTCAGAAAGCCACAGCAGACCTTCGCAAGATGCAGGGAACTCTGGGATACTCCGGGATATCTTATTTTGGTTACGCTTCAGAGCTTCCCTATACCTTAAAGAACATGAGATAA
- the LOC128491621 gene encoding olfactory receptor 11L1-like, which produces MCEDNKTEVIEFVLLGFQGLHNYRFLLFVVFLLLYVAILTGNLLIIILVTVNDHLDIPMFYFVKHLALADVVVTTCIVPLMLDVIILEERKISFVGCIVQLYVFVNSLSVQCLLLAVMSYDRYLAICNPLSYALIMVPNVCFLLVLGSWLLVFIMGLSEMFLLCQLYFCGRNDINHFFCDLGPLVKLSTSDTSRFLMLDLIMSIPILFSPLVFIITTYILIFFTIVNIPSKVGREKFFSTCGPHLITVCTYYGTLIMVYMVQSGENFFNINKFRSLLYIVGTPLMNPIIYSFRNQELKAALRKVFIYLTVTH; this is translated from the coding sequence ATGTGTGAGGACAACAAGACTGAAGTCATAGAATTTGTTCTTCTGGGGTTTCAAGGACTTCACAATTACAGGTTTCTTCTCTTTGTTGTGTTCCTTCTTCTGTATGTGGCGATCCTAACCGGAAATCTGCTCATAATTATATTGGTGACAGTCAATGACCACTTGGATATCCCAATGTTCTACTTTGTAAAACACTTGGCATTAGCCGATGTTGTTGTTACGACCTGCATAGTACCGTTAATGTTAGATGTCATAATATTGGAAGAAAGGAAAATATCTTTTGTTGGCTGTATAGTCCAACTCTACGTCTTTGTGAATTCTCTATCTGTACAATGCCTTCTTCTTGCAGTGATGTCTTACGACCGATACCTGGCAATCTGCAATCCACTCAGTTACGCTCTCATTATGGTTCCTAATGTTTGCTTCCTACTGGTTTTGGGGTCTTGGCTGCTGGTTTTTATTATGGGATTAAGTGAAATGTTCTTGTTATGccaattatatttttgtggaCGCAATGACATCAACCACTTCTTCTGTGATTTGGGTCCTCTGGTGAAACTGTCTACTTCTGACACATCCAGATTCCTGATGTTAGACTTGATTATGTCCATTCCTATATTATTTTCACCACTTGTCTTTATAATCActacttatattttaattttctttactaTTGTAAACATTCCTTCCAAGGTGGGAAGGGAAAAGTTCTTCTCCACCTGTGGTCCCCACCTGATCACCGTTTGCACTTATTATGGGACTTTGATTATGGTTTATATGGTCCAGTCAGGAGAAAACTTTTTCAACATAAATAAGTTCAGATCTTTGTTGTACATTGTGGGGACTCCATTGATGAATCCCATCATATACAGCTTTAGGAACCAGGAGCTAAAAGCAGCGCTGCGAAAGGTATTTATATATCTCACGGTCACTCATTGA
- the LOC128491622 gene encoding olfactory receptor 11A1-like produces MYIFLSNLSLSDMMFSTNIVPNMFTFILKDGEGTISFNGCLSQFYFYGFLGSTECFLLSVMSYDRYLAICDPLHYYSIMNLNLQKQFIAFSWITSSVVTLFPVILLHQLQFCGPNVIDHFFCDLAPVLELSCSDTSIVKTETLVSSIFVVLLPFLFIISTYVRIIRTILRIQSTQGRQKTFSTCSSHLVIVCTYFLTIITVYSIPSNPYSSTANKIRSLLYIVATPLFNPIIYSLRNKEINMTLSEIYTTLKKMQF; encoded by the coding sequence ATGTACATTTTTCTCAGCAATCTTTCCTTGTCGGATATGATGTTTTCTACCAACATTGTCCCAAACATGTTCACCTTTATTCTGAAAGATGGGGAAGGGACTATATCCTTCAATGGCTGCCTCTCTCAATTCTACTTTTATGGGTTCTTGGGGAGCACAGAATGCTTTCTTCTGAGTGTGATGTCCTATGACCGATATTTGGCCATATGTGATCCTCTGCATTATTACTCCATTATGAACCTTAATCTACAAAAACAATTCATTGCTTTTTCTTGGATAACAAGTTCTGTTGTGACACTTTTCCCCGTTATTCTGTTACATCAACTACAGTTCTGTGGTCCAAATGTCATAGACCATTTCTTCTGTGACCTTGCCCCTGTCTTAGAACTTTCCTGCTCTGATACTTCAATTGTTAAAACGGAAACCCTGGTGTCATCGATCTTTGTGGTTCTTCTTCCGTTCTTATTTATCATTTCAACTTATGTTCGTATAATTCGAACGATCCTCAGGATTCAATCCACACAGGGGAGACAGAAGACATTTTCTACCTGCAGCTCTCATCTGGTCATCGTATGCACCTATTTTTTGACCATCATTACAGTTTACAGCATTCCATCGAACCCATACTCCTCAACAGCCAACAAGATAAGATCTTTGCTCTACATTGTAGCGACACCACTTTTTAACCCGATAATATATAGCCTGAGAAACAAGGAGATCAATATGACTCTTTCCGAAATATACACAACgctgaaaaaaatgcaattttag